In Ostrea edulis chromosome 10, xbOstEdul1.1, whole genome shotgun sequence, one genomic interval encodes:
- the LOC125665742 gene encoding testis-expressed protein 10 homolog, translating into MPKSKKKKNQDFQKVKLKVGRRLQKADNVTNASFKSRSVQVVQHIKTGDGSEPTTRRNLNIMDLLNQCQHYSASVRLDAVGGLRELLSSHPEILQHYLSQIIDRVSQLVVDKDPTVRSAVIKLFRQVIPQVDVHKMRPFFPIISAHVCCAMTHIYDDIQSDSLNILDIFLEFHPSLIIDRSSQIIPNFIEQISHQNTSKKSSAGGRSLSIKPDGKIQAHKWRNQVLSRLSNLLSTLLERSGYLTIESWTEEKKGEGLKVVWREEEEVKSAVIPQHFQNVWTNPGHKISTLKNVLSTEMEERGYNLREPSGVLHLLETLVPILLECWVEATATQHKDMEGHLLSAEACSLRHGVVKTVLLLLQYARQVIQVGWESSVVHFLADFQQHFLKFFPYSAHSPTSHGKKKVKLDNVQNMVHSLNITICDIMSFFLTSSRISEHSSALRHTITQYFQTYLCDEEYDSTGTLQILQVIERLTENCQDNEGLQQLLSVLVTRFTHIHHISKEKKLLLHFFSRLIIKNRIVIREDIRREFLESLTPLFNLCVKNCVMSEQILEVLSDLATRSADNYDNGVMSFVSSVLELDLDRVFSMDNKCLRSFIELVYRVSWLSRENYRKLKDLIHDERLPIETGQYLLQVLQQRYGRHSLTIEEHGLYIQFLFMCAFDSVECPLSDRGTDWDRFTRIVSISQTVSEQLSMFPNTEQVVELFCCFLRKTNVVTNDEIGMSIRRIVIFVTLASKLKIWNYPISRQVTEEALDWIWSYLLMITESDAGLPINALIAEEVTEKCRQYLSAGEQVLQQFLRMILRALSDSGNVEEVHAVQRAAILILQKDLPWPMISEDLNCQPIIDDIEKIEGLVSQHGWKKLKNLLLKFNNKCIE; encoded by the exons ATGCCGAAAtccaagaaaaagaaaaatcagGACTTCCAAAAAGTCAAGTTGAAAGTTGGACGTAGGCTTCAAAAGGCTGATAATGTGACTAACGCTAGCTTCAAGTCCCGGTCTGTCCAAGTGGTTCAGCACATAAAGACAGGTGATGGGAGCGAACCCACCACAAGACGCAACCTGAACATCATG GATCTGTTGAATCAGTGTCAACATTACAGTGCATCTGTCCGATTGGATGCTGTGGGTGGGTTACGAGAACTCTTGTCTTCACACCCGGAAATCCTCCAGCATTATCTCTCTCAAATCATCGATCGTGTTTCCCAGTTAGTGGTCGACAAAGACCCAACGGTGAGGTCAGCTGTGATTAAACTTTTCCGACAAGTTATTCCGCAAGTGGACGTTCACAAAATGCGGCCTTTTTTTCCCATCATCAGTGCTCACGTGTGTTGTGCCATGACTCACATTTACGACGACATTCAAAGTGACTCCTTAAACATTCttgatatatttttagaatttcATCCATCTCTGATTATCGATCGATCAAGTCAAATCATTCCAAATTTTATTGAGCAAATATCTCATCAAAATACCTCAAAGAAATCTAGTGCTGGGGGTAGATCCCTCAGTATCAAACCAGATGGGAAAATCCAGGCTCACAAGTGGAGGAATCAAGTTCTCTCAAGGCTCAGCAACTTACTGTCAACATTGTTAGAGAGATCAGGATATCTTACCATAGAGTCGTGGACTGAGGAGAAAAAAGGGGAAGGGTTGAAGGTTGTTTGGAGAGAGGAGGAGGAAGTGAAATCTGCAGTAATCCCCCAGCATTTCCAGAATGTTTGGACCAACCCAGGACACAAGATCAG TACATTAAAGAACGTTCTGTCTACTGAAATGGAAGAGAGAGGTTATAATCTGAGAGAACCAAGCGGGGTACTGCATCTTCTGGAGACATTGGTTCCCATCTTACTGGAGTGCTGGGTGGAGGCCACAGCCACTCAACACAAAGACATGGAGG gtCACCTGCTGTCTGCTGAAGCTTGTTCTCTAAGACATGGCGTGGTGAAAACGGTTCTACTTTTATTACAATATGCAAGACAGGTTatacag GTGGGTTGGGAGAGCAGCGTTGTCCACTTCTTGGCCGATTTTCAGCAGCATTTCCTGAAATTCTTTCCTTACTCTGCTCACTCTCCTACAAGTCATGGAAAGAAGAAGGTCAAGCTGGACAATGTACAG AACATGGTTCATTCTCTGAACATCACAATCTGTGACATCATGTCCTTCTTCTTGACCAGCAGTCGAATATCAGAACACAGCAGTGCACTGCGTCACACAATTACGCAGTATTTCCAGACGTATTTATGTGATGAGGAGTACGATTCAACGGGCACCTTACAAATCCTGCAGGTCATAGAAAGACTGACAGAAAACTGCCAGGACAATG AGGGTCTCCAGCAGTTACTGTCTGTCCTGGTAACTCGTTTTACCCACATCCACCACATCTCTAAGGAGAAAAAGCTCCTTTTGCATTTCTTTTCTCGGTTGATCATCAAAAATAGAATAGTCATAAG AGAAGACATCAGACGAGAATTTCTGGAGTCCCTGACGCCATTGTTTAACTTGTGTGTGAAGAATTGTGTGATGTCTGAACAGATACTGGAAGTCCTTAGTGATCTCGCCACCAGGTCGGCAGACAATTACGACAATGGAGTGATGTCCTTTGTATCATCTGTGTTAG AGCTGGATTTGGACAGAGTGTTTTCTATGGACAACAAATGCTTACGGAGCTTTATAGAGCTTGTTTATCGTGTGTCATGGCTGAGTCGGGAGAACTACAGAAAACTGAAGGATCTGATACATGACGAGCGGCTACCAATTGAAACTGGCCAGTATCTGCTTCAAGTTCTGCAACAGAG GTATGGTAGACACAGTTTGACAATAGAAGAACATGGACTTTACATACAGTTTCTTTTTATGTGTGCCTTTG attcaGTGGAATGCCCATTGTCAGATCGGGGGACGGACTGGGATCGATTTACACGTATCGTGTCCATCAGTCAG ACGGTGTCAGAACAGCTGTCAATGTTTCCAAACACAGAACAAGTTGTGGAACTCTTCTGTTGCTTCCTACGTAAAACAAAT GTGGTGACAAATGATGAAATAGGAATGTCCATTCGTAGAATTGTAATCTTTGTCACACTGGCGTCAAAACTAAAAATTTGGAATTACCCAATCAGCAGGCAGGTAACAGAAGAAGCATTGGATTGGATCTGGAGCTACCTGCTGATGATAACAGAGAGTGATGCGGGATTACCTATTAATGCACTCATAGCTGAAGAAGTGACAGAAAAATGTCGACAATACTTATCCGCAGGAGAACAAGTTCTACAGCAGTTCTTAAGGATGATATTACGGGCTCTCTCAG ACAGTGGTAATGTTGAAGAAGTTCATGCTGTTCAGCGGGCAGCCATATTGATTCTCCAGAAGGATCTGCCTTGGCCAATGATATCAGAGGATCTGAATTGTCAACCAATCATAGATGATATAGAG AAGATTGAAGGTCTTGTGTCACAGCACGGttggaaaaaattgaaaaatctgttattgaaattcaataataaatGTATAGAATAA
- the LOC125665744 gene encoding sugar transporter SWEET1-like isoform X1, which produces MEVLSLLGWMCTFSSIAVQFVGIEICLRIWKKGSTGDISPAPFVANLIAASLWIKYGLMTAIQSLIIVNCLGALLAFIYVIFFYIYSIRKSLISRFMVVCCLSICLPYLYVEMYLEDLKVAVDHLGKMCVVMTIVSYAAPLASLFDVFRTHSTECMSFPLVLAYFIVSVEWFIYGSFLKDQYVQMPNLIGIALGVLQLGLFVVFPNSKTTLPQTGGEKL; this is translated from the exons ATGGAGGTTCTTTCACTGCTAGGATGGATGTGTACATTTTCCTCCATTGCTGTGCAGTTTGTGGGCAT TGAAATATGTCTTCGAATCTGGAAAAAAGGCAGCACCGGTGACATCTCACCAGCCCCTTTTGTGGCTAACCTTATTGC GGCCTCTCTCTGGATTAAGTATGGGTTGATGACAGCGATCCAGTCTCTTATCATTGTAAACTGTCTCGGAGCTCTATTGGCGTTTATTTATGTGATATTTTTCTACATTTATTCCATTAGAAAG AGCCTGATCAGCCGGTTTATGGTGGTCTGTTGCCTCTCCATCTGTCTGCCTTATTTGTATGTCGAAATGTATTTAGAAGACTTGAAGGTGGCGGTAGATCACCTGGGCAAGATGTGTGTTGTCATGACGATAGTCAGCTATGCTGCTCCCCTTGCCTCCTTG TTTGATGTGTTCAGGACCCACAGCACAGAGTGCATGTCCTTCCCCTTGGTGCTAGCTTATTTCATTGTCTCGGTCGAGTGGTTTATTTATGGGTCTTTTCTCAAAGATCAATACGTTCAG aTGCCAAACTTGATTGGAATAGCCTTAGGAGTCCTTCAGTTAGGATTATTTGTGGTATTTCCCAACTCTAAGACAACCCTGCCCCAGACAGGTGGCGAAAAATTGTGA
- the LOC125665744 gene encoding sugar transporter SWEET1-like isoform X2 — protein MEVLSLLGWMCTFSSIAVQFVGIEICLRIWKKGSTGDISPAPFVANLIAASLWIKYGLMTAIQSLIIVNCLGALLAFIYVIFFYIYSIRKSLISRFMVVCCLSICLPYLYVEMYLEDLKVAVDHLGKMCVVMTIVSYAAPLASLFDVFRTHSTECMSFPLVLAYFIVSVEWFIYGSFLKDQYVQWIPKILRRTLSIRIVHSNSFDLPFGKLWQIPVPYI, from the exons ATGGAGGTTCTTTCACTGCTAGGATGGATGTGTACATTTTCCTCCATTGCTGTGCAGTTTGTGGGCAT TGAAATATGTCTTCGAATCTGGAAAAAAGGCAGCACCGGTGACATCTCACCAGCCCCTTTTGTGGCTAACCTTATTGC GGCCTCTCTCTGGATTAAGTATGGGTTGATGACAGCGATCCAGTCTCTTATCATTGTAAACTGTCTCGGAGCTCTATTGGCGTTTATTTATGTGATATTTTTCTACATTTATTCCATTAGAAAG AGCCTGATCAGCCGGTTTATGGTGGTCTGTTGCCTCTCCATCTGTCTGCCTTATTTGTATGTCGAAATGTATTTAGAAGACTTGAAGGTGGCGGTAGATCACCTGGGCAAGATGTGTGTTGTCATGACGATAGTCAGCTATGCTGCTCCCCTTGCCTCCTTG TTTGATGTGTTCAGGACCCACAGCACAGAGTGCATGTCCTTCCCCTTGGTGCTAGCTTATTTCATTGTCTCGGTCGAGTGGTTTATTTATGGGTCTTTTCTCAAAGATCAATACGTTCAG TGGATCCCTAAAATTCTAAGGAGAACTTTGTCGATCAGGATAGTCCATTCCAATTCATTTGACCTCCCATTCGGCAAACTTTGGCAGATTCCGGTACCCTACATCTAA
- the LOC125665744 gene encoding sugar transporter SWEET1-like isoform X3, translated as MEVLSLLGWMCTFSSIAVQFVGIEICLRIWKKGSTGDISPAPFVANLIAASLWIKYGLMTAIQSLIIVNCLGALLAFIYVIFFYIYSIRKSLISRFMVVCCLSICLPYLYVEMYLEDLKVAVDHLGKMCVVMTIVSYAAPLASLMPNLIGIALGVLQLGLFVVFPNSKTTLPQTGGEKL; from the exons ATGGAGGTTCTTTCACTGCTAGGATGGATGTGTACATTTTCCTCCATTGCTGTGCAGTTTGTGGGCAT TGAAATATGTCTTCGAATCTGGAAAAAAGGCAGCACCGGTGACATCTCACCAGCCCCTTTTGTGGCTAACCTTATTGC GGCCTCTCTCTGGATTAAGTATGGGTTGATGACAGCGATCCAGTCTCTTATCATTGTAAACTGTCTCGGAGCTCTATTGGCGTTTATTTATGTGATATTTTTCTACATTTATTCCATTAGAAAG AGCCTGATCAGCCGGTTTATGGTGGTCTGTTGCCTCTCCATCTGTCTGCCTTATTTGTATGTCGAAATGTATTTAGAAGACTTGAAGGTGGCGGTAGATCACCTGGGCAAGATGTGTGTTGTCATGACGATAGTCAGCTATGCTGCTCCCCTTGCCTCCTTG aTGCCAAACTTGATTGGAATAGCCTTAGGAGTCCTTCAGTTAGGATTATTTGTGGTATTTCCCAACTCTAAGACAACCCTGCCCCAGACAGGTGGCGAAAAATTGTGA